One region of Sebastes fasciatus isolate fSebFas1 chromosome 1, fSebFas1.pri, whole genome shotgun sequence genomic DNA includes:
- the LOC141777637 gene encoding tripartite motif-containing protein 16-like: MAQKGVQLDQEAISCSICLDLLKDPVAIPCGHSYCMNCIKSFWDGEDEKKIYSCPQCRQTFTPRPVLLKNTMLAVLVEELKKTGLQAAPADHCYAGPEDVACDVCTGRKLKAFKSCLVCLASYCEKHLQPHYDSAPFKKHKLVEPSKKLQENICSRHDEVMKMFCRTDQQCICYLCSVDEHKGHDTVSAAAERTERQRELEVSRLNIQQRIQDREKDVKLLQQEVEAVNRSADKAVEDSEKIFTELIRLMEKRSCDVKQQVRSQQKSEVSRVKELQEKLEQEITELKRRDAEMKLLSHTEDHNQFLLNYPSLSPLTESTSSINIRPLSYFEDVTAAVSEVRDKLQDVLREKWTNVSQTVTEVDVLLSQPEPKTRAGFLQYSREITLDPNTAHTQLLLSEGNRKATLMRQEQSYPSHPDRFTDCGQVLSRESLTGRCYWEVERRGRVYVAVAYKSIRRAGGGNERYFGHNDKSWALVCYQNSYIFRYNEVQTPVSGPPSSRVGVYLDHSAGILSFYSVSETMTLLHRVQTTFTEPLYAGLRLYIYDDTAELCKLK; encoded by the coding sequence atggcgcagaaaggagttcagctggaccaGGAAGCAAtctcttgttcgatctgtctggatctactgaaggatccggtggctattccctgtggacacagctactgcatgaactgtattaaaagcttctgggatggagaggatgagaagaagatctacagctgccctcagtgtaggcagaccttcacaccgaggcctgtcctgctgaaaaacaccatgttagcagttttggtggaggaactgaagaagactggactccaagctgctcctgctgatcactgctatgctggacctgaagatgtggcctgtgatgtctgcactgggaggaaactgaaagccttcaagtcctgtctggtgtgtctggcctcttactgtgagaaacacctccagcctcattatgactcagctccgttcaagaaacacaagctggtggagccctccaagaagctccaggagaacatctgctctcgtcacgacgaggtgatgaagatgttctgtcgtactgatcagcagtgtatctgttatctctgctctgtggatgaacataaaggccacgacaccgtctcagctgcagcagaaaggaccgagaggcagagagagctggaggtgagtcgactcaacatccagcagaggatccaggacagagagaaagatgtgaagctgctccaacaggaggtggaggctgtcaatcgctctgctgataaagcagtggaggacagtgagaagatcttcaccgagctgatccgtctcatggagaaaagaagctgtgatgtgaagcagcaggtcagatcccagcagaaaagtgaagtgagtcgagtcaaagagcttcaggagaagctggagcaggagatcactgagctgaagaggagagacgctgagatgaagctgctgtcacacacagaggatcacaaccagtttcttcttaactacccctcactgtcaccactcactgaatctacatccagcatcaatatccgtcctctgagctactttgaggacgtgacggcggctgtgtcagaagtcagagataaactacaggacgttctgagagagaaatggacaaacgtctcacagacagtgactgaagtggatgttttactgtcacaaccagagcccaagaccagagctggattcttacaatattcacgagaaatcacactggatccaaacacagcacacacacagctgttattatctgaggggaacagaaaagcaacattaatgagACAAGAACAGTCTTATcctagtcacccagacagattcactgattgtggtcaggtcctgagtagagagagtctgactggacgttgttactgggaggtggagaggagagggagagtttatgtagcagtcgcatacaagagtatcaggagagcagggggggGGAATGAACGTTACTTTGgacacaatgacaaatcttgggcgtTAGTTTGTTACCAAAACAGTTATATATTTAGGTACAACGAAGTCCAaacccccgtctcaggtcctccgtcctccagagtaggagtgtacctggatcacagtgcaggtattctgtccttctacagcgtctctgaaaccatgactctcctccacagagtccagaccacattcactgagcctctctatgctggacttagGCTTTACATTTATGATgacactgctgagttgtgtaaactgaaatag